In a single window of the Lagenorhynchus albirostris chromosome 19, mLagAlb1.1, whole genome shotgun sequence genome:
- the KMT2B gene encoding histone-lysine N-methyltransferase 2B isoform X3 has product MVQALTELLRRAQAPPAPRSRACESSTPRRSRGRPPGRSAGPCRKKQQAVVVAEAAVTIPKPEPPPPVVPVKHRTGSWKCKEGPGPGPGTPKRGGQSGRGGRGGRGRGRGGLPLVIKFVSKAKKVKMGQLSLGLESGQGQDQHEESWQDATQGRVGSGQGEGPCWRKEQKLEEDGEEEKEAKDKEEEEEKEERAVAEEEMVPAEEKEEAKLPSPPLTPPAPPPPPSLPPRSTSPPSPLCPPPPPVSPPPPPSPPPPPAPEEQAESPPPVVPATCSRKRGRPPLTPSQRAEREAARAGPEGTSPPTPVPSTTTGGPLEDSPTVAPKSTTFLKNIRQFIMPVVSARSSRVIKTPRRFMDEDPPKPSKVEVSPTLRPPVATSPLAPQEPAPTPSPPRAPTPPPTPAPLPEKRRSILREPTFRWTSLTRELPPPPPAPPPAPPPLPAPVTPSRRPLLLRAPQFTPSEAHLKIYESVLTTPLGAPEAPEPEPPPADDSPAEPEPRAVGRTNHLSLPRFAPVVATPVKAEVPPPGAPAPSSGQQPQAQLQQPVQALHTQLLPPALPPQQSQLQPQLQLQPPPPQQPPPLEKARTAGLGSLPLSGVEEKMFSLLKRAKVQLIKIDQQQQQKVASLMPSSPGGQMEEVVGAVKQIPDRGSVRSEDESMETKRERPSGPESPVQGPRIKHVCRHAAVALGQARAMVPEDVPRLSALPLRDRQDLATEDTSSASETESVPSRSRRGKVEPTGPGGDSEPAGSGGTLAHAPRRSLPSHHGKKMRMARCGHCRGCLRVQDCGSCVNCLDKPKFGGPNTKKQCCVYRKCDKIEARKMERLAKKGRTIVKTLLPWDSDESPEASPGPPGPRRGAGAGGPREEVVAPPGPEEQDSLLLQRKSARRCVKQRPSYDIFEDSDDSEPGGPPAPRRRTPRENELPVPEPEEQSRPRKPTLQPVLQLKARRRLDKDALAPGPFVSFPNGWTGKQKSPDGVHRVRVDFKEDCDLENVWLMGGLSVLTSVPGGPPMVCLLCASKGLHELVFCQVCCDPFHPFCLEETERPLPQHHDAWCCRRCKFCHVCGRKGRGSKHLLECERCRHAYHPACLGPSYPTRATRKRRHWICSACVRCKSCGATPGKNWDVEWSGDYSLCPRCTQLYEKGNYCPICTRCYEDNDYESKMMQCAQCDHWVHAKCEGLSDEDYEILSGLPDSVLYTCGPCAGATHPRWREALSGALQGGLRQVLQGLLSSKVAGPLLLCTQCGQDGKQLHPGPCDLHAVSQRFEDGHYKSVHSFMEDVVGILMRHSEEGETPERRAGGQTKGLLLKLLESAFGWFDAHDPKYWRRSTRLPNGVLPNAVLPPSLDHVYAQWRQQEPETPESGQPPGDPSTAFQGKDSAAFSHLEDPRQCALCLKYGDADSKEAGRLLYIGQNEWTHVNCAIWSAEVFEENDGSLKNVHAAVARGRQMRCELCLKPGATVGCCLSSCLSNFHFMCARASYCIFQDDKKVFCQKHTDLLDGKEIVTPDGFDVLRRVYVDFEGINFKRKFLTGLEPDAINVLIGSIRIDSLGTLSDLSDCEGRLFPIGYQCSRLYWSTVDARRRCWYRCRILEYRPWGPREEPVHLEAAEENQTIVHSPAPSSEPPDHVDPPPDTGALIPRAPEHHSPVENQDPPLRPDPSSAPPPAPRSFSGARIKVPNYSPSRRPLGGVSFGPLPSPGSPSSLTHHIPTVGDPDFPAPPRRSRRPSPLASRLPPSRRASPPLRTSPQLRVPPPTSVVRALTPTSGELAPPGRAPSPPPPPEDLGPDFEDMEVVSGLSAADLDFAASLLGTEPFQEEIVAAGAVGSSHGGPGDSSEEEASPTPRYVHFPVTVVSGPALAPGALPGAPRIEQLDGVDDGTDSEAEAVQQPRGQGTPPSGPGAGRAGVIGAAGDRARPPEDLPSEIVDFVLKNLGGPGEGGAGPREEPLPPAPPLANGSQPPQGLPPSPADPTRTFAWLPGAPGVRVLSLGPAPEPPKPATSKIILVNKLGQVFVKMAGEGEPVSPPVKQPPLPPPIPPTAPASWTLPPGPLLGVLPVVGVVRPAPPPPPPPLTLVLSSGPPSPPRQAIRVKRVSTFSGRSPPAPPPSKTPRLEEDGESSEDAQQGPGLCGSGFSRVRMKTPTVRGVLDLDEPGEPTWGESPRPLQDRSPLLPLPEGGPPRAPDGPSDLLLESQWHHYSGEASSSEEEPPSPEDKENQAPKRAGPHLRFEISSEDGFSVEAESLEGAWRILIEKVQEARGHARLRHLSFSGMSGARLLGIHHDAVIFLAEQLPGAQRCQHYKFRYHQQGEGQEEPPLNPHGAARAEVYLRKCTFDMFNFLASQHRVLPEGATCDEEEDEVQLRSTRRATSLELPMAMRFRHLKKTSKEAVGVYRSAIHGRGLFCKRNIDAGEMVIEYSGIVIRSVLTDKREKFYDGKGIGCYMFRMDDFDVVDATMHGNAARFINHSCEPNCFSRVIHVEGQKHIVIFALRRILRGEELTYDYKFPIEDASNKLPCNCGAKRCRRFLN; this is encoded by the exons ATGGTGCAGGCACTGACTGAACTTCTCCGGCGGGCCCAGGCACCCCCAGCCCCCCGGAGCCGGGCATGTGAGTCCTCCACCCCCCGTCGGTCTCGGGGGCGGCCCCCAGGACGGTCAGCAGGCCCCTGCAGGAAGAAGCAACAAGCAGTAGTGGTGGCAGAAGCAGCTGTGACAATCCCCAAACCTGAGCCCCCACCTCCTGTTGTTCCAGTAAAACACCGAACTGGCAGCTGGAAGTGCAAGGAGGGGCCCGGCCCAGGACCTGGGACCCCCAAGCGTGGAGGACAGTCTGGGCGAGGAGGCCGTGGAGGCAGGGGCCGAGGCCGAGGCGGGCTCCCCCTCGTGATCAAGTTTGTTTCAAAGGCCAAAAAAGTGAAGATGGGACAATTGTCCTTGGGACTTGAATCAGGTCAGGGTCAAGATCAACATGAAGAAAGCTGGCAGGATGCCACTCAAGGAAGAGTTGGGTCTGGACAGGGAGAGGGCCCCTGCTGGAGGAAGgagcagaagctggaggaggacggagaggaggagaaagaagcgaaagacaaggaggaggaggaagagaaggaagagcgaGCTGTAGCCGAGGAAGAGATGGTGCCggctgaggaaaaggaagaggcgAAGCTGCCGTCACCACCCCTGActcctccagcccctccacctcctccttccctcccaccccgctCAACATCTCCTCcatccccactttgccctccaccaCCCCCAGTGTCTCCTCCGCCCCCACCATCCCCTCCACCGCCTCCTGCCCCAGAGGAGCAGGCAGAATCCCCTCCTCCTGTGGTCCCAGCTACATGCTCCAGGAAGAGGGGCCGGCCTCCCCTGACTCCCAGCCAGCGGGCAGAGCGGGAAGCTGCTCGGGCAGGGCCAGAGGGCACCTCTCCTCCCACTCCAGTCCCCAGCACCACCACAGGAGGCCCTCTGGAAGACAGCCCCACTGTGGCCCCCAAAAGTACCACCTTTCTGAAGAACATCCGGCAGTTTATCATGCCCGTGGTGAGTGCCCGCTCTTCCCGTGTCATCAAGACGCCCCGGCGATTTATGGATGAAGACCCGCCCAAACCCTCAAAGGTGGAGGTCTCACCTACTCTACGGCCTCCTGTTGCCACCTCCCCACTCGCACCACAGGAACCAGCGCCAACCCCGTCTCCACCGCGTGCCCCAACTCCTCCACctaccccagccccactccctgaGAAGAGACGGTCCATCCTAAGGGAACCCACATTTCGCTGGACCTCACTGACCCGGgaactgccccctcctccccctgctcctCCACCGGCCCCACCCCCGCTTCCTGCACCCGTCACTCCGTCCCGGAGGCCCCTGCTCCTTCGGGCCCCTCAGTTTACCCCAAGCGAAGCCCACCTGAAGATCTACGAATCGGTGCTTACTACTCCTCTTGGGGCCCCTGAAGCTCCTGAGCCAGAGCCGCCTCCCGCCGATGACTCTCCAGCTGAGCCTGAGCCGCGGGCAGTGGGCCGCACGAACCACCTCAGCTTGCCTCGATTTGCCCCTGTGGTCGCCACTCCTGTTAAGGCCGAGGTGCCGCCTCCTGGGGCTCCAGCTCCAAGCAGTGGGCAGCAGCCTCAGGCTCAGCTGCAGCAGCCCGTACAGGCCTTGCACACCCAGCTGCTGCCTCCAGCGCTACCACCACAGCAGTCACAACTACAGCCGCAGTTACAGCTGCAGCCGCCGCCACCGCAGCAGCCGCCACCACTGGAAAAGGCCCGGACTGCAGGCCTGGGTTCCTTACCGCTGTCTGGTGTGGAGGAGAAAATGTTCAGCCTCCTCAAGAGAGCCAAGGTGCAGCTAATCAAGAtcgaccagcagcagcagcagaaggtgGCATCTTTGATGCCG TCAAGCCCTGGAGGGCAGATGGAGGAAGTCGTGGGGGCTGTGAAGCAGATCCCAGACAGAGGTTCTGTCAGGTCTGAAGATGAATCGATGGAAACTAAGAGAGAGAGACCGTCG GGCCCCGAGTCCCCTGTGCAAGGCCCCCGCATCAAACATGTCTGCCGTCACGCTGCTGTGGCCCTTGGTCAGGCCCGGGCCATGGTACCCGAAGACGTCCCCCGCCTCAGTGCTCTCCCTCTCCGGGATCGGCAGGACCTCGCCACGGAGG ATACGTCGTCAGCATCTGAGACTGAGAGTGTCCCATCTCGGTCCCGGCGGGGAAAGGTGGAGCCAACAGGGCCTGGGGGAGACTCAGAGCCTGCGGGGTCTGGAGGGACCCTGGCACATGCACCCCGGCGCTCACTGCCCTCCCATCATGGCAAGAAGATGCGGATGGCACGGTGTGGACACTGTCGGGGCTGCCTGCGTGTGCAGGACTGTGGGTCCTGTGTCAACTGCCTGGACAAGCCCAAGTTTGGGGGCCCCAACACCAAGAAGCAGTGCTGTGT ATACCGGAAGTGTGACAAGATAGAGGCTCGCAAGATGGAACGGCTGGCCAAAAAAG GCCGGACGATAGTGAAGACGCTGTTGCCCTGGGATTCCGATGAATCTCCTGAGGCCTCCCCTGGTCCTCCAGGCCCACGCCGGGGGGCGGGAGCTGGGGGGCCCCGGGAGGAGGTGGTGGCCCCCCCGGGGCCCGAGGAGCAGGACTCCCTCCTACTGCAGCGCAAGTCAGCCCGGCGCTGCGTCAAACAGCGACCCTCCTATGATATCTTCGAGGACTCGGATGACTCAGAGCCCGGGGGTCCCCCTGCTCCTCGGCGTCGGACCCCCCGAGAGAATG AGCTGCCAGTACCAGAACCAGAGGAGCAGAGTCGGCCCCGCAAACCCACCCTGCAGCCTGTGTTGCAGCTCAAGGCCCGAAGGCGCCTGGACAAG GACGCTTTGGCCCCTGGCCCTTTTGTCTCTTTTCCCAATGGCTGGACTGGAAAACAAAAGTCCCCTGATGGCGTGCACCGGGTTCGTGTGGATTTTAAG GAGGATTGTGATCTGGAGAACGTGTGGCTGATGGGCGGCCTGAGCGTACTCACCTCCGTGCCAGGGGGACCTCCGATGGtgtgcttgctgtgtgccagcAAAGGCCTGCATGAG ctggtGTTCTGCCAAGTCTGCTGTGACCCTTTCCACCCATTCTGCCTGGAGGAGACCGAGCGGCCCCTGCCCCAACATCATGACGCTTGGTGCTGCCGCCGCTGCAAGTTCTGCCATGTCTGCGGGCGCAAAGGCCGGGGATCCAAG CACCTCCTGGAGTGCGAGCGCTGCCGCCATGCTTACCACCCAGCCTGCCTGGGGCCCAGCTACCCAACCCGGGCCACACGCAAACGGCGCCACTGG ATCTGCTCAGCCTGCGTGCGCTGTAAGAGCTGTGGGGCGACTCCAGGCAAGAACTGGGACGTCGAGTGGTCGGGAGATTACAGCCTCTGCCCCAGGTGCACCCAGCTCTATGAGAAAG GAAACTACTGCCCGATCTGCACACGCTGCTATGAAGACAACGACTACGAGAGCAAGATGATGCAGTGCGCCCAGTGTGACCACTGGGTGCACGCGAAGTGTGAGGGGCTCTCAG ATGAAGACTATGAGATCCTTTCGGGGCTGCCAGACTCGGTGCTGTACACCTGTGGGCCATGTGCTGGGGCCACGCACCCCCGCTGGCGAGAGGCCCTGAGTGGGGCCCTGCAGGGGGGCCTGCGCCAGGTGCTCCAGGGCCTGCTGAGCTCCAAGGTGGCAGGCCCACTGCTGCTGTGCACCCAG TGTGGGCAGGATGGAAAGCAACTGCACCCAGGGCCCTGTGATCTGCACGCTGTGAGCCAGCGCTTTGAGGATGGCCACTACAAGTCCGTG CACAGCTTCATGGAGGATGTGGTGGGCATCCTGATGAGGCACTCGGAAGAAGGAGAGACGCCGGAGCGCCGGGCTGGAGGCCAGACGAAGGGGCTCCTACTGAAG CTGCTAGAGTCTGCGTTCGGCTGGTTCGACGCCCACGACCCCAAGTACTGGCGACGGAGTACCCGGCTGCCCAA CGGAGTCCTCCCCAATGCCGTGTTGCCCCCTTCCCTGGACCATGTCTACGCTCAGTGGAGGCAGCAGGAACCAGAGACCCCAGAATCAGGGCAGCCTCCAGGGGATCCCTCAACAG CTTTCCAAGGCAAGGATTCAGCTGCTTTCTCACACCTGGAGGACCCCCGTCAGTGTGCGCTGTGCCTCAAATATGGGGATGCAGACTCTAAG gaGGCAGGGCGGCTTCTGTACATCGGGCAGAATGAGTGGACACACGTCAACTGTGCCATCTGGTCAGCCGAAGTGTTCGAAGAAAATGACGGCTCCCTCAAGAACGTGCACGCTGCTGTGGCTCGAGGGAGGCAGATG CGCTGTGAGCTCTGCCTGAAGCCTGGAGCCACGGTGGGCTGCTGCCTTTCCTCCTGCCTCAGCAACTTCCACTTCATGTGTGCCCGGGCCAGCTACTGCATCTTCCAGGATGACAAGAAAGTTTTCTGCCAGAAACACACAGACCTGCTGGATGGCAAG GAGATCGTGACCCCTGACGGTTTTGATGTTCTCCGCCGAGTCTATGTGGACTTTGAGGGTATCAACTTCAAGCGAAAGTTCTTGACGGGGCTTGAACCTGATGCCATCAATGTGCTCATTG GCTCCATCCGAATCGACTCCTTGGGCACTCTCTCTGACCTCTCAGACTGCGAAGGACGGCTCTTCCCCATTGGCTACCA GTGCTCCCGTCTGTACTGGAGCACAGTAGATGCTCGGCGGCGCTGCTGGTATCGGTGTCGAATTCTGGAGTATCGGCCATGGGGGCCGAGGGAAGAGCCGGTTCACCTGGAGGCGGCAGAGGAGAACCAGACCATTGTGCACAGCCCCGCCCCTTCCTCAG AGCCCCCAGATCATGTGGACCCCCCACCAGATACAGGTGCCCTTATCCCTAGAGCTCCTGAGCACCACTCACCCGTTGAGAACCAGGACCCCCCACTTCGGCCGGATCCAAGCAgcgccccacctccagccccccgCTCCTTCTCGGGGGCTCGAATCAAAGTGCCCAACTACTCACCATCCCGGAGGCCCTTGGGGGGTGTCTCCTTTggacccctgccctcccctg GAAGCCCATCTTCTCTGACCCACCACATCCCTACGGTGGGAGACCCGGACTTCCCAGCTCCCCCAAGACGCTCCCGTCGTCCCAGCCCCCTGGCTTCCAGGCTGCCACCATCACGGCGGGCCTCTCCCCCTCTCAGAACCTCTCCTCAGCTCAGGGTGCCCCCTCCTACCTCAGTCGTTAGAGCCCTCACACCTACCTCAGGGGAGCTGGCTCCCCCTGGCCGGGCCCCATCTCCTCCACCACCCCCTGAAGACCTGGGCCCAGACTTTGAGGACATGGAGGTGGTGTCAGGACTGAGTGCTGCTGACCTGGACTTTGCGGCCAGCCTGCTGGGGACTGAGCCCTTCCAGGAAGAGATTGTGGCTGCAGGGGCGGTGGGGAGCAGCCACGGGGGCCCAGGGGACAGCTCGGAGGAGGAGGCCAGCCCCACCCCCCGCTACGTCCACTTCCCTGTGACTGTGGTGTctggccctgccctggcccctggAGCCCTCCCTGGAGCCCCCCGCATTGAACAGCTGGACGGAGTGGATGATGGTACCGACAGTGAGGCCGAGGCAGTCCAGCAGCCTCGGGGCCAGGGGACTCCACCTTCAGGGCCAGGAGCAGGCCGGGCTGGGGTCATCGGGGCTGCAGGGGACAGGGCTCGACCTCCCGAGGACTTGCCGTCAGAAATTGTGGATTTCGTGTTGAAGAACTTaggggggcctggggaggggggcgcTGGGCCTAGAGAGGAGCCACTCCCCCCAGCACCTCCCTTGGCCAATGGCAGCCAGCCCCCTCAGGGCCTGCCCCCTAGCCCAGCTGACCCCACCCGGACGTTTGCCTGGCTCCCTGGGGCCCCAGGGGTCCGGGTATTGAGCCTGGGCCCTGCCCCCGAGCCCCCCAAACCTGCCACATCCAAGATCATCCTGGTCAACAAGCTGGGGCAGGTGTTCGTAAAGATGGCAGGGGAGGGTGAACCTGTCTCACCCCCAGTGAAGCAaccacctctgccccctcccatcccccccacGGCCCCTGCTTCCTGGACTCTGCCCCCAGGACCCCTGCTGGGTGTGTTGCCAGTAGTAGGGGTGGtccgccctgcccctcccccaccccctcctccactgACGCTGGTGTTGAGCAGTGggccccccagcccaccccgccAGGCCATCCGTGTCAAAAGGGTGTCCACCTTCTCTGGCCGTTCCCCACCAGCACCTCCCCCAAGCAAAACTCCCCGGCTGGAGGAAGATGGAGAGTCCTCGGAGGACGCCCAGCAGGGTCCAGGGCTGTGTGGCAGCGG GTTTAGCCGAGTGAGGATGAAAACGCCCACTGTGCGTGGAGTTCTCGACCTGGATGAACCTGGGGAGCCCACCTGGGGGGAAAGCCCGAG GCCCCTCCAGGACCGGTCCCCTCTGCTGCCACTTCCAGAAGGTGGTCCTCCCCGGGCCCCCGATGGTCCCTCTGACCTGCTGCTTGAGTCCCAGTGGCACCACTACTCAG GTGAGGCTTCAAGCTCTGAGGAAGAGCCTCCATCCCCAGAGGACAAAGAGAACCAGGCCCCTAAACGGGCTGGCCCACACCTGCGTTTCGAGATCAGCAGTGAGGATGGGTTCAGCGTGGAGGCCGAGAGCTTGGAGG gggCATGGAGAATTCTGATTGAGAAGGTGCAAGAGGCCCGAGGGCATGCCCGGCTCAGACATCTCTCCTTTAGTG GAATGAGTGGGGCAAGGCTCCTGGGCATCCACCACGATGCTGTCATCTTCCTGGCAGAGCAACTGCCCGGAGCTCAGCGCTGCCAGCACTATAAATTCCGCTACCACCAGCAGGGAGAGGGCCAGGAGGAGCCACCCCTGAATCCCCATGGGGCAGCCCGCGCTGAGGTCTATCTCCG gAAGTGCACCTTTGACATGTTCAACTTCCTGGCCTCCCAGCACCGGGTGCTCCCTGAGGGAGCCACCTGTGACGAGGAAGAGGATGAGGTGCAGCTCAGGTCAACCAG ACGCGCCACCAGTCTGGAGCTGCCTATGGCCATGCGCTTTCGCCACCTCAAGAAGACATCCAAAGAGGCTGTGGGTGTCTACAG ATCTGCCATCCACGGGCGGGGCCTGTTCTGTAAACGCAACATCGATGCTGGCGAGATGGTCATTGAGTACTCTGGTATTGTCATTCGCTCTGTGCTGACTGACAAGCGGGAGAAGTTCTATGATGGGAAG GGCATTGGGTGCTACATGTTCCGCATGGATGACTTTGATGTGGTGGATGCCACCATGCATGGCAATGCCGCCCGCTTCATCAACCACTCGTGTGAGCCCAATTGCTTCTCTCGAGTCATCCACGTGGAGGGCCAGAAGCACATTGTCATCTTTGCCCTGCGCCGCATCCTGCGTGGCGAGGAGCTCACCTATGACTACAAGTTTCCCATTGAGGATGCCAGCAACAAGCTGCCCTGCAACTGTGGCGCCAAGCGCTGCCGTCGGTTCCTTAACTGA